A stretch of DNA from Mycobacterium senriense:
CGATCGCGATCCAGCGCGACTTGGCGGCCTATCGCGATCAGTCCGGCAGCCAGGTGTTGCGCGTCCGGATCGGACTGCACACCGGAGAGGTGATCCGCGAGCAGGAGGACTTCTTCGGGCACACCGTGATCCTCGCGGCGAGGATCGGGGCGAAAGCCAACGGCAACGGGATCCTTGTGTCGGCGGTGCTGCGCGGACTGGTAGCCGGCAGTCACGAGTTCCGATTCGGCGAATCGCGCGACGAACAACTCAAGGGGCTGCAGGATCCCCAGCGCATCTATGAGGTCTGCTGGGAATAGGGCTCAGGCCGACAGGCCCTCCTGCGAATCCGACGCGGTGCGCAATCGCTGCAGCGCCTGGCGCACCTGCTCCCCGTTGGTGGTCTGCCAGAACGGCGGCAACGAGGCTCGCAGGTAACCGCCGTAGCCGGCGGTGACCATGCGCGAGTCGAGCACCGCGACCACTCCGCGATCGGTGACGCGGCGCAACAGCCGCCCCGATCCCTGCGCCAACAGCAGCGCCGCGTGGTTGGCCGAAACGGCCATGAAGCCGTTGCCGCCGCGCGCGGCGACCGCCCGCTGCCGGGCGCCCAGCAGGGGGTCGTCGGGGCGGGGGAACGGGATGCGGTCGATCAGCACCAACGACAGCGACGGCCCGGGCACATCGACGCCCTGCCACAGCGACAGCGTGCCGAACAGGGAGGTCTGCGGGTCGGCGCTGAACTGCTCGACGAGCGCAGAGGTGCTGTCGTCGCCCTGGCACAGCACCGGCGTCGAGAGGCGTTCGCGCATGGCCTCGGCGGCCGCCCGGGCCGCGCGCATCGACGAGAACAAGCCCAGGGTGCGGCCGTCGGCGGCGGTGATGAGTTCGGCGATCTCGCTCAGCTGCTCGGCCGAGCCGGTGCCGTCGCGGCCGGGTGGGGGCAGGTGCGCGGCCACGTACAGGATTCCGGCTTTGGCGTGCTGGAACGGCGAACCGACGTCCAGGCCACGCCACGGCGCGTCGTCGTCATCCTCGGTCGTCAGCCCCCACGCCGCGGCCATGGCGTCGAACGAGCCGCCGATGGTCAGCGTCGCCGACGTCAGCACCACCGTCGACCGCGAGAACACCCGGGACCGCAGCAGCCCCGCGACCGAGAGCGGTGCCACCCGCAACACCGGGCGCGATGAGCCCCTGATCTCCTCGTGCTCCAGCCACACCACGTCGGTGCGGTCGGGGATGGCCGGGCCGAATGATTCCAGCACGCGCGACGCGGTGTCCGAGATCTCGCTCAGCGCCGCAACGGCTTCGGCGCGCGCCGACGCCGCCTTGGGGTCGTTGGTGGTGTCAATGGCCGAGCGCGCCGCCGTCGACACGTCGCGCAGCGCCGTCAGGTAGGTCGCCAGCTCGTCGTCGAGGCGGTCGATGCGGCCTGGCGTGCTGTCGTGGATGAGCGAGGCGAAATTCGCCGTCGTCGCCTCCATACGCTGGACCAATCCCGGGTCCACCAGTCGGGCGATCCGCCGGGCGGCCACCCCGAGGGAGGCCGACGTCAGCTCCGCGGTCGCCACCGACGTCACCCGGTCCACCAGCTCGTGTGCTTCGTCGACGACCAGCAGCGCATGCTCGGGCAGCACCACCGATTCGGCGACCGCGTCGATGGCCAGCAGCGCATGGTTGGTGACCACGACGTCGGCGCGGCCGGCCTGCGCCCTGGCGCGTTCGGAGAAGCACTCGGTGCCGAACGGGCAACGCGCCACGCCGAGGCATTCCCGCGCGGAAACGCTGACCTGCGACCAGGATCGGTCACCGACGCCGGGCTTCAGGTCGTCGCGATCGCCCGATTCGGTGCTCGACGCCCATTCGGTGAGCCGCTGCACGTCGCGGCCCAACGCGCTGACCGCCATCGGGTTGAAAAGCTCCTCCTGCGGCCGGTCGTCGCCGTCGTCACCGTCGGCCGCCCCACCGTTGTGAATCTTGTTCAAGCACAGATAGTTTCGCCGCCCCTTGAGCAACGCGAACTGCGGGCGACGCGGGAGGGCGTCGGCCAGCGCATCGACCAGCCGGGGCAGATCGCGATCGACGAGCTGGCGCTGCAAAGCGATCGTGGCCGTGGACACGACGACGGGGCAGTCGTCGTCCAGGGCGTGGACGACCGCGGGCACCAAGTAGGCGAGCGACTTGCCGGTGCCGGTGCCGGCCTGCACGACCAGGTGCTCGTCGGTGGCGAAGGCCCGCGCCACCGCGGCGGCCATCTCCTGCTGGCCGCGGCGTTCACTGCCGCCGAGTGCGGCCACCGCGGTGGCCAGCAGCTCGGACACGGAAACGTCGGACGTGGCTACCCTCTTCGCTGTTCAGGGCGGCGCTCGCGCCGCGGCATCTTTCGGGCGGTGCTAGCGCCGGCCGGCGGGAATCTGCGTGGTCGTGATCGCGGGATCGCCGTGCGACAAGTTCAATCCCTCCCACGGCAGACTGCGCAGCCCGGAAGTTACCAGCTCTCGCGCCGCGGCGAGGTTCGGTTTGGACACCAGTTCTCCGGCGCGGACCAGCGCGACGGTCAAGACCCGGGCCGGATCGGAGACGACGGGTTGTTGGCCGGCGGGATACACGATCTCCTCGGTGATGATGCCCGAGCCGCGCGACAGGCGCAGGGCCTCCTTGCGTCCGCCGTGAGATTGCTTGTGGCTGCTGCGCTTCTGGACCGGGAGGCCGTCCACCTCGACGAGCTTGTACACCATGTTCGCCGTCGGGGCGCCCGAGCCCGTCACCAGCGACGTGCCCACGCCGTAACTGTCCACCGGCTCGGCGGCCAGGGCCGCGATGGAGAACTCGTCGAGGTCGCCGGAGACCAAGATGCGGGTCCCGGTGGCTCCCAGCCTGTCGAGTTGTTCACGGACCTGGCGGGCCAGCACGCCCAGCTCGCCGGAGTCGATGCGCACCGCACCGAGCCCGGTGCCGGCGGCGGCCACCGCATTGGCCACACCGGTCGTCACGTCATAGGTGTCCACCAGCAGGGTGGTGTCCACGCCGAGCGCGTCGACCTGCGCTCGAAATGCCGCCAATTCCGTCGATTCGGTGGGGGAATCGGCGTGGGCGTGCAGCATGGTGAACGCGTGCGCGGAGGTGCCCTCGGTGGGTATCCCGTAGCAGCGCTGCGCCTCCAGATTGGATGTCGCCGCGAAGCCGGCGAGGTAGGCGGCGCGCGCCGCGGCGACGGCCGCCTGCTCGTGCGTGCGGCGCGACCCCATCTCGATCAACGGGCGCCCCCGGGCCGCGCTGACCATGCGCGCCGCGGCGGACGCGACCGCGGTGTCGTGATTGAAAATCGACAGCGCCAGCGTCTCGAGCACCACGCATTCGGCGAACGTCCCGCTCACCGACAGCACCGGGGAACCGGGGAAGTACAGCTCGCCTTCGGCGTAGCCGTCGATGTCCCCGCCGAACCGGAATTCGCGCAAGTAGCGCAACGTGTCCGGGTCGAGGAATTGCTCCAGCGATTGGCACGCCTGGTCATCGAAGGTGAACTGCGGCAGCGCTTCGAGCAGCCGGCCGGTCCCGGCGACCACGCCGTAGCGGCGGCCTTCGGGAAGACGTCGGGCGAAAAGCTCGAAGGTTGTCCGCCGATCGGCGCTGCCGTCTCGCAGCGCCGCCGCCAACATCGTCAGTTCGTACTTGTCGGTCAGCAGCCCAGTAACGACCGGGTCGTTCATTCCATAACGGTATCGGCTGTGATCGGGGCTCGGAAACGACGTCCAACCCTCGGTATCGTGTACGCCATGGTTGTTATGTCAGCGCCCACTAAGCCGGGCACTACAGGACAACGAGAGTCCGCTCCGGTAGAGGCCACGTCGAGCCCGTGGGTCACGATCGTCTGGGACGACCCGGTCAATCTGATGACCTACGTGACGTATGTGTTCCAGAAGTTGTTCGGCTACAGCGAGCCGCACGCCACCAAGCTGATGCTGCAGGTGCACAACGAAGGAAAGGCCGTGGTGTCCGCCGGCAGCCGCGAATCCATGGAAGTCGATGTGTCCAAGCTGCACGCCGCCGGTTTGTGGGCGACCATGCAGCAGGACCGCTGAAACCCGAGGCGCTGGCGATTACCTGTGCGCAAATGGAAGCGGGTCGAGACCGCGAGCGGTCCCCGTTTTCGCTCGTCCCTGGCTCCGCATGAGGCCACCCTGCTCAAGAACCTGGCCACCGCGATGATCGGCCTGCTCGACGAGCGTGAATCGTCTTCGCCCGCAGACGAACTCGAGGAGATCACCGGGATCAAGACCGGCAACGCCGACCCGCCGAAAGATCCCACGCTGCGACGGCTGCTGCCCGACTTCTACCGGCGCGACGACGAGGACACCGCGCCACCCGACGATGCGGACAGCCTCAACGCCGCGCTGCGCAGCCTGCACGAGCCGGACATCGTCAACGCCAAACGCGTTGCCGCACAGCGGGTACTGAGCACGATCCCGGAGGGCGGCGGCCGCTTCGAGCTGACCGAAGACGACGCGAACTCCTGGGTCGCGGCGGTCAACGACATCCGGCTGACCCTGGGAGTCATGCTCGAGGTCGGGCCCGAAGGCCCGGAGCGCCTGCCGGCCGACCATCCGCTGGCCGTGCACTTCGACGTGTACCAGTGGCTGACGGTGTTGCAGGAGTACCTGGTCCTGGTGCTGATGGGGCCCCGATGATCGGCGACAGGTGAACGCCATCACCGACGTCGGCGGCATCCGCGTCGGCCACTACCAACGACTGGATCCCGATGCGTCCCCGGGCGCCGGCTGGGCCTGCGGCGTCACCGTCGTGCTCACCCCACCCGGCACCGTGGGCGCCGTCGATTGCCGCGGCGGTGCGCCTGGCACCCGGGAGACCGACCTGCTGGACCCGTCGAACACCGTGCGGTTCGTGGACGCGGTGTTGCTCGCCGGAGGCAGCGCCTACGGCTTGGCCGCCGCGGACGGCGTCATGCGCTGGCTGGAGGAACGCGAACGTGGCGTGGCGATGGACGGCGGGGTGGTGCCCATCGTGCCGGGCGCGGTGATTTTCGATCTGCCGGTGGGCGGCTGGGAGTGCCGCCCGACGGCCGAGTTCGGCTACGCCGCCTGCGCCGCCGCCAAGGACGGCGCGGCGGCGGGTGTCGGGAACGTCGGCGCCGGGGTCGGGGCGCGCGCCGGCGCGCTCAAGGGCGGCGTCGGCACCGCGTCGAGGCTGCTGCCGTCCGGGGTGACCGTTGGGGCGGTGGCCGTGGTGAACTCGGTGGGCGAGGTCGTCGACCGGGGCACCGGCTTGCCGTGGATGGCGGACCTGACTCGGGACTTCGGCCTGCGGCCGCCGCCGGCCGAGCAGATCGACGCCTTCGCCCGGTTGCCGTCCCCGTCGAATCCGGTGGACAACCCGCTCAACACCGTCATCGCGGTGGTGGCCACCGATGCCGCCCTGAGTTCGGCGGCGTGCCGGCGGGTGGCGATCGCCGCTCACGACGGCCTGGCCCGCAGCATCCGGCCGGCGCACACGCCGGTCGACGGTGACACGGTGTTCGTGTTGGCCACCGGTGCGGTCGAGGTGGCTGCGGCGGCCAGTTCCAAACCACCGCCCGCCGCCTTCTCCCCGGAGACTCCGTTGGCCACCGAGGTAGGCATCGCCGCCGCCGATTGCCTGGCGGACGCGGTGCTGGGCGGCGTGCTGGCCGCGGAGTCGATCGCCGGCATACCGAGCTACCGCGACGTGCTGCCCGGGGCATTCGGTCGATGAGATCGACCGGCCGCTGCGGCCGGTAGCCTTGACATGCTGGAAACACGCTGGAAGGGCAGCCATGGGTAAGACGACCCCGCGGGGACGCCCCGGCGCGCGCGCCGCCCAGCCGACGAAGCGGTCCACCGCGACGGTGGGCGCCGCAACGATCCTCACCTTCGTGGCCTTGCTCTACCTCGTCGAGTTGATCGACCAGCTGTCCCGGCACTCGCTGGACGCCAACGGCATCAGGCCACTGGAAGCCGACGGCCTGTGGGGCATCGTGTTCTCCCCGGTGTTGCACGAGAGCTGGCAGCACCTGGCGGCCAACACCGTTCCGCTGCTGGTCCTGGGATTCCTGATGACGCTGGCCGGTCTGTCCCGGTTCGTCTGGGCGACCGCGATCGTGTGGATCCTGGGCGGCTTCGGCACCTGGCTGATCGGCAACGTCGGCAGCAGCTGCGGCCCCACCGACCACATCGGTGCCTCCGGCCTGATCTTCGGCTGGCTGGCCTTCCTGCTGGTGTTCGGGATCTTCGTCCGCCGGATGCGCGACATCGTCATCGGGCTGATCGTGTTGTTCGCCTACGGCGGCGTCCTGCTCGGAGCCATGCCCGTGCTCGGCAGATGCGGTGGTGTGTCATGGCAGGGCCATCTGTGTGGGGCGATAGCCGGCGTCGTGGCCGCCTACATGTTGTCGGCACCGGAACGTAAGCGCCGGACATCGAGGAACGCCGGCACCAGCGTTGCGCGGCCCAAGACATGAGCTCCGCATTGGCACCCATCGGGGTCTTCGACTCCGGTGTCGGGGGACTCACCGTCGCGCGGGCAATCATCGACCAGCTGCCCGACGAGGACATCATCTATGTGGGCGATACCGGCCACGGCCCGTACGGCCCGCTGACCATCCCGGAGGTCCGCGCGCACGCGCTGGCCATCGGTGACGACCTCGTCGGCCGCGGCGTCAAGGCGTTGGTCATCGCCTGCAACACGGCGTCCGCGGCATGCCTGCGGGATGCGCGCGAACGCTATGACGTGCCCGTCGTCGAGGTGATCCTGCCGGCGGTGCGCCGCGCGGTCGTCACCACCCGCAACGGTCGCATCGGCGTCATCGGCACCCAGGCGACCATCAACTCGCACGCCTATCAGGATGCGTTCGCCGCCGCCCGCGACACCGAGATCACCGCGGTGGCCTGCCCGCGCTTCGTCGACTTCGTGGAGCGCGGCGTGACGAGTGGCCGTCAGGTGCTCGGGCTGGCCGAGGGCTATCTGGAGCCGCTGCAGCGCGCGCAGGTGGACACGCTGGTGCTCGGCTGCACGCACTATCCGTTGCTGTCGGGGCTCATCCAGTTGGCGATGGGTGACAACGTGACGTTGGTCTCCAGCGCCGAGGAAACCGCCAAGGAAGTGCTTCGGGTGCTGACCGAGCGGGACCTGCTCCGCCCCCACGACGCGCCCCCTGCGACACGGGTTTTCGAAGCCACCGGCGACCCCGAGGCATTCACCGCTTTGGCGGCGCGCTTCCTGGGTCCGGCGGTCACCGGCGTCCAGCCCGTTCAGCAGGTGCGCATTGATTGACCTGCGGACGAGATTCTCGTCACACCAATGCGGCGATGTTTTCGTCACGGTGCCAGTGGGCATGGCACAGTGGTGTCCGTGCGAATAACCGTGCTCGGCTGCTCGGGCAGCGTGGTGGGTCCGGATTCGCCCGCGTCGGGTTATCTGCTCCGGGCACCGGACACTCCGCCGTTGGTCATCGACTTCGGCGGAGGCGTTTTGGGCGCGCTGCAGCGCTATGCCGATCCCGGTTCGGTGCACGTGCTGTTGTCCCATTTGCACGCCGACCATTGTCTGGATTTGCCCGGACTTTTCGTGTGGCGCCGCTACCACCCGACGCGTCCGCTGGGTAAGGCGTTGCTCTACGGCCCGGGGGACACCTGGTCGCGGTTGGGTGCGGCGTCGTCCCCCTACGGCGGCGAAATCGACGACTGTTCGGACATTTTCGACGTTCGGCATTGGGTCGAAGGTGAGCCGGTGACGATCGGCGCGCTGACGGTGACGCCGCGAGTGGTGGCCCATCCGACCGAGTCCTACGGCTTGAAGATCACCGACCCCTCCGGCGCCTCGTTCGTCTACAGCGGTGACACCGGTTTCTGCGATCAGCTCGTCGAGCTGGCTCGCGGCGCCGACGTCTTCCTCTGCGAGGCCTCGTGGACGCATTCGCCGGACCGTCCGCCCGCGCTGCATCTGTCAGGCACCGAAGCCGGCCGGGCCGCGGCCGAGGCCGGCGTGCACGAACTCTTGCTCACCCACATCCCGCCGTGGACCTCGCGCGAGGACGTCATCAGCGAGGCCAAGGCCGAGTTCGACGGTCCCGTACACGCGGTGGTGTGCGGCGAGACGTTCGATATCCGGCGTTCTGAAAGGGTCTGAGTAGACCCGGCTACTGTGGGCGTCGTGTCCAGACGAGAAGACGGCCGCCTTGACGATGAGCTTCGGCCCGTGGTCATCACCCGTGGTTTCACTGACCATCCCGCCGGTTCGGTATTGATCGAATTCGGCCACACCAAGGTCATGTGCACCGCCAGCGTGACCGACGGGGTGCCGCGCTGGCGCAAGGGGTCGGGCCTGGGGTGGCTGACCGCCGAGTACGCGATGTTGCCGTCGGCGACCCACACCCGTTCGGACCGCGAGTCGGTGAAGGGCCGCCTGGCCGGGCGCACCCAGGAGATCAGCCGGCTGATCGGACGGTCGCTGCGGGCGTGCATCGACCTGGCGGCGCTGGGGGAGAACACCATCGCCGTCGACTGCGACGTCTTGCAGGCCGACGGCGGTACTCGCACCGCGGCCATCACGGGCGCCTTCGTGGCGTTGTCGGACGCGGTGACCTATCTCGCGGCGGCGGGCAAGCTGTCGGATCCCCGGCCGTTGTCCTGTGCGATCGCGGCGGTCAGTGTCGGCGTGGTCGACGGGCGGATCCGGGTCGACCTGCCGTACGAGGAGGACTCCCGCGCCGAGGTCGACATGAACGTCGTCGCCACCGACACCGGGACCCTCGTCGAGGTTCAGGGGACCGGCGAGGGAGCGACGTTCCCGCGCTCGACGCTGGACAAGCTGCTCGATGTGGCCCTGGCCGCCTGCGAAAAACTGTTCACCGCGCAGCGCGAAGCGCTGCAGCAGCCATACCCCGGTGCGCTCCCCGAGGGGGCCCCGGCGCCGAAGGCGTTCGGCAGCTGACCCACCTGCTGGTCGCCGGCCTGACCCCGGCCTAACCGCCGCGCGGTTCACCACCGCCGACACCGCGGGCACGACGAGACCCATTGCGGTCGGTCATGACTCGTCCTCCCGCAGCTCGAAGATCGGGATGGTGCGCGTGGTTTTCGACTGGTAGTTCTCGAACGCGAACGCGGGTACGGTCGCGTTGATCTTGGGGATGATCGCCTCACGTTCGGACGAGTCGAGCTCGTGCGCGACGACGTCGAATGAGGCCGTGGCGACTTCAACGCGCGCCCGCGGGTTGGCCCGCAGGTTGTGCACCCACGCCGGGTTGATGTCGGCGCCACCGTAACCGGCGACGATCAGCAGCTTGCCGTCGATGCGGAAGGCCACCAGCGGCGCGACGCGAGGCTCGCCGGACTTCGCGCCCGTCGTAGTCAGGAGCAACAGCTCGTTGCCTTCAAATCGCCCGCCGACCATGCCGGCGTTGGCGCGGAACTCGTCGGTGATGTTGTTGTTGAGCGCCTTGAGCGTCTCGGTATCGGGTTTTTGACTCACTCTGGACGCAGCCACTTGGTCGCCCCGTCTATTCCTGCGGAGCGCGTCGCGCGTAGGCCGTGCGCCGACCCATCGTCTCGCAGACCGTAAAGTGGCCGGGTGCATCGGCAACGACCCAGGCGCATGTTCAGGAATAGCTGTTGACCCGGCTGCTGGTCGCCAGCCGCAACCCCAAGAAGCTGGCGGAGTTGCGCCGGGTGCTCGACGCGGCCGGCCTGACCGGATTGGCGTTGGTGTCGCTCGACGACGTGGCGCCCTTCGAGGAAGCGCCGGAGACCGGCGCGATTTTCGAGGACAACGCGCTGGCCAAGGCGCGGGATGCCTTCGCCGCGAGCGGGCTGGCAAGTGTGGCCGACGATTCCGGGCTGGAGGTCGCCGCGCTCAACGGCATGCCCGGTGTGCTGTCGGCGCGCTGGTCGGGCCGGCACGGCGACGACGCGGGCAACACCGCATTGCTGCTGGCTCAATTGCGCGACGTGCCCGACGGACGGCGCGGTGCGGCGTTCGTGTCCGCGTGTGCGCTCGTCTCGGCCGCCGGCGAGGTCGTCGTCCGCGGCGAGTGGCCCGGCAGCATTGCCCGCGAACCACGCGGCGACGGTGGCTTCGGCTACGACCCGGTCTTCGTTCCTCAGGGGCATGACCGCACGGCGGCGGAGCTGAGCCCGTCGGAGAAGGACGCCGTCTCGCATCGCGGTCGCGCGCTGCGGCTGCTGTTGCCGTCGCTGGAAACGCTGGCCCGATCCGGGGGCTAGGGCGACCGGCCCCGCCGGAGCTGCGCGGGCCTACAACCCGAAACGCGCCTTGACGTCCCGGGTTTGGAAGTGCTCCACGATGATGCCGAGCAGCGGGATGGTCCCGGACAGCAGCACGCCGACCGTCTTGCCGAGCGGCCAGCGCACCTTGACCGCCAGATTGAAGGCGGTCAGCACGTAGATGAAATACACCCAGCCGTGGACCACTTCGATCCACCGGATCTCGTGGCCGAAGGCGAGGTGCGACACGATCTCGTAGCACAGCGCGATGAGCCACAGCCCCGTCGTCCACGCCATGATCCGGTAGCCGAGCAGCGCGGTGCGGATCTTGTCGGCGGGCACTGCGGGCACTGATGTTCCGGGCGTCTCCGGCGTGGTCATGCGGTTGTCCTCTTCTGCTTTTCGGCGTCTTGCGCGGCGAGCTCGGCCAGGTAGGTGTTGTACTCGCGCAGCGCGGGGTCGTCGGGTGCCTGCGACGCGGGCTTGGGACGCGCGGGCAGCAGCCCGGCGGGGATCTCCGTCATCGCGTCTGTGCTCCGTGGCTGTGGCGGTTCCTCTTCATAGCGAACGAATTTGCGGTAGGCGTACACGCAGAATCCGGCGAACAGCGGCCACTGCAACGCATAGCCGAGGTTCTGAAAGGAGCCGGAGACGGAATTGAATCTGGTCCACTGCCACCAGCCCAGGGCCAGGCACCCGCACGCCGCGACGATAACCAGCGCGACGAGCGCGGGCCTGCGACGATGCGTAGTGGACACCCCTTGACCGTACCGCTCACGATCTGGGCCCGGCGAATTCGTCGAGCCGCGCCACGGCCACGGGCGCCGGCGCCAGGAGGGGATACTGACGACTTGTGAGCACGTCTTCAACCCGTGTCGCGGCCATCTTGAACGGTTTGGCCCGCATACGTCCCTGGCAAGAAGCGCTGTATCGCGACATCCACCAGCACCCGGAACTGTCGCATCAGGAGCATCGCACCGCGGACTTGGTCAAGCAGCGCCTCCAGGCGTGCGGCTACGACGTTCACTTCGGGATCGGCGGTACCGGAGTGGTAGGAATTCTGCGCAATGGTGACGGGCCGGGCGTGCTGATGCGCGCGGACATGGACGCCCTGCCCGTGCAGGAGGACACCGGCCTGCCCTATGCCAGCACCACGCGCGCTCGCAGCGCGGACGACGACGTACCGGTGATGCATGCCTGCGGCCATGACGTCCACGTTGCCTGCCTGCTCGGCGCCGCGACGCTGCTCGCCGACCGCAGAGAACAATGGAGCGGCACCGCGATCGCGCTGTTCCAGCCGGCGGAAGAGGTCGGCGACGGGGCCGGCGGAATGGTGAACGACGGTCTGGTCGACATCCTGCCGACCGTCGACGTGGCCCTCGCGCAACACGTGGCGCCACTGCCGGCGGGTCACGTCGCCACGCGGTCCGGGCCCATTGCCGCGGCCGCGGACAGCATGCGGATCACGGTATTCGGGCGCGGCTCGCACGGATCGATGCCGCAGGCCGGTGTCGATCCCGTTGTCTTGGCGGCGATGATCGTGCTCCGGCTGCAGACCATCGTCTCGCGCGAGGTCGCGCCCACCGACACGGTGGCGCTCACCGTCGGAAGCATTCACGCCGGCAGCAAGAGCAATGTGATCAGCGACCGCGCGGTGCTGGAACTGAACCTGCGAACCTACGATAAGGCCGTCCGCACAACGGTTTTGGATGCCATCCGCCGGATCGTCGTCGGCGAATGTCAGGCCTCGGGATCACCCCGCGAACCCGAATTCGAGCTCTACGACGCCTTTCCGCCCACCATCAACGACCACGACACCACCGATCGGGTGAGCGGCGCGTTCGTGGAGCATTTCGGTGACCGCTTCGCCATCCTGCCCACCGGCGGCACGGCCAGCGAGGACTTCAGCGTGATTCCCGACGCCCTGGGCGTCCCTTACGCGTACTGGGCCTTCGGCGGCACCGACGCGAAGCTGTTTGCGCAGGCGTTGGAGTCGGGGCGAGTCAACCAGGACATCCCCGTCAACCACTCGCCGTACTTCGCCCCGGTCGTGCAACCCACCCTCGACGTTGGTACCGAGGCCCTCGTGGTTGCGGCGCTCGCCTGGCTTTAGTGGCCGAGCCTCACCGCAGCCCGAGTCGGCAGGCCGCTGACCCGGTACTGCGTTCCTGCGCCGTCGTCGACAAGTCTGTCCGCGAACTCAGCGGTACGATCGGCACGCCGCGGGCGTGGCGAAATTGGCAGACGCGATGGTTTTAGGTGCCATTGCTCGAAAGAGCTTGAGGGTTCGAGTCCCTCCGCCCGCACTCGTCTCGCTGGGGTAGCCCAACTCGGTTAGCTGGTGGGGCATAAGTCCGCCGGAAGCCGGGTACCTCTTCTGGCTAGCGACTATCTGAGGTCCGGGTAAACGATGGAGCCGTCCAGTGGGCCGGCACCATGCAGAACGGGCCAAGAGCGGCGGGGGATGGAATCACGTGAACCGCGGCGACGACGACCAAAACCTCACTGAAGTGGCGGCGGAGACCACCGCGGATTATGGTGCCGACTTCCTTGACGAGCAGGATGACGGTTCGACGAAAGCTACTACCGCGGCGGAAATCATCGAAGGGTTGCCGACCGGATCGGCACTGCTGGTTGTTAAGCGTGGCCCGAACGCCGGTTCTCGATTCTTACTCGATCAGCCGGTCACGTCGGCGGGGCGCCATCCCGACAGCGACATTCTGCTCGACGACGTAACTGTGAGCCGCCGCCACGCCGAGTTTCGCCTCAATGACGACGGCAGTTGGGAGGTCGCCGACGTCGGCAGCCTCAACGGGACCTACGTCAACCGTCAGCCGGTGGACTCAGCGGTGCTGGCCAATAACGATCAGGTGCAGATCGGCAAGTTCCGGCTGGTCTTCCTGACCGGGTAATCCTGGCGACGCCGGTCAGTCCGCCACGAAGCGGGCACGGACCTCCGGGGCCGGCAGCGGACAACTGTCGTACTTGCCGCCGACGCGATAGCGGATCGCCGCGAACCTGTCGTAGAGCCAATCTCGCAGCGGAGCCGGAATGACGCGCGCGGCCAAGAGCATTCGCCACGGTCCGCCGAGATAATCCGCCACGCGCAGCACGGCCTCGGATCGGACGGCCACCCGTTCCGACGGCCCGCCCGGGTCATCCACAAACACCATCGAGTCGACGGCGCCGATTTCCGGGTGCCGCTCGATGATCGCTTTGGCGAAGACGCTCTCCAACGCCGCGAAGCGCAGCGGACCGGTGGGATCGAACCGAAGGATCGTGCGGACCGACCGGTTGCACACCCCGCAGACCCCGTCGTACAGCAGCACGGGCGCCACCAACTCACCGCTCATGCCTCCCAGGTTACCGGGCGGGGCCCAGGTTGACCTATGGTAAGGCAACCCTTAGTTTGTGGGGGTAACGTACCAAGTCGTGGGCGGCCGGCCGATGATCGCGGCGCCCACGTCGGGTCG
This window harbors:
- the murI gene encoding glutamate racemase, with the protein product MSSALAPIGVFDSGVGGLTVARAIIDQLPDEDIIYVGDTGHGPYGPLTIPEVRAHALAIGDDLVGRGVKALVIACNTASAACLRDARERYDVPVVEVILPAVRRAVVTTRNGRIGVIGTQATINSHAYQDAFAAARDTEITAVACPRFVDFVERGVTSGRQVLGLAEGYLEPLQRAQVDTLVLGCTHYPLLSGLIQLAMGDNVTLVSSAEETAKEVLRVLTERDLLRPHDAPPATRVFEATGDPEAFTALAARFLGPAVTGVQPVQQVRID
- a CDS encoding cyclic nucleotide-degrading phosphodiesterase, with protein sequence MSVRITVLGCSGSVVGPDSPASGYLLRAPDTPPLVIDFGGGVLGALQRYADPGSVHVLLSHLHADHCLDLPGLFVWRRYHPTRPLGKALLYGPGDTWSRLGAASSPYGGEIDDCSDIFDVRHWVEGEPVTIGALTVTPRVVAHPTESYGLKITDPSGASFVYSGDTGFCDQLVELARGADVFLCEASWTHSPDRPPALHLSGTEAGRAAAEAGVHELLLTHIPPWTSREDVISEAKAEFDGPVHAVVCGETFDIRRSERV
- the rph gene encoding ribonuclease PH produces the protein MSRREDGRLDDELRPVVITRGFTDHPAGSVLIEFGHTKVMCTASVTDGVPRWRKGSGLGWLTAEYAMLPSATHTRSDRESVKGRLAGRTQEISRLIGRSLRACIDLAALGENTIAVDCDVLQADGGTRTAAITGAFVALSDAVTYLAAAGKLSDPRPLSCAIAAVSVGVVDGRIRVDLPYEEDSRAEVDMNVVATDTGTLVEVQGTGEGATFPRSTLDKLLDVALAACEKLFTAQREALQQPYPGALPEGAPAPKAFGS
- a CDS encoding nitroreductase family deazaflavin-dependent oxidoreductase, which codes for MSQKPDTETLKALNNNITDEFRANAGMVGGRFEGNELLLLTTTGAKSGEPRVAPLVAFRIDGKLLIVAGYGGADINPAWVHNLRANPRARVEVATASFDVVAHELDSSEREAIIPKINATVPAFAFENYQSKTTRTIPIFELREDES
- the rdgB gene encoding RdgB/HAM1 family non-canonical purine NTP pyrophosphatase, with amino-acid sequence MLTRLLVASRNPKKLAELRRVLDAAGLTGLALVSLDDVAPFEEAPETGAIFEDNALAKARDAFAASGLASVADDSGLEVAALNGMPGVLSARWSGRHGDDAGNTALLLAQLRDVPDGRRGAAFVSACALVSAAGEVVVRGEWPGSIAREPRGDGGFGYDPVFVPQGHDRTAAELSPSEKDAVSHRGRALRLLLPSLETLARSGG
- a CDS encoding DUF3817 domain-containing protein, whose translation is MTTPETPGTSVPAVPADKIRTALLGYRIMAWTTGLWLIALCYEIVSHLAFGHEIRWIEVVHGWVYFIYVLTAFNLAVKVRWPLGKTVGVLLSGTIPLLGIIVEHFQTRDVKARFGL
- a CDS encoding amidohydrolase — protein: MSTSSTRVAAILNGLARIRPWQEALYRDIHQHPELSHQEHRTADLVKQRLQACGYDVHFGIGGTGVVGILRNGDGPGVLMRADMDALPVQEDTGLPYASTTRARSADDDVPVMHACGHDVHVACLLGAATLLADRREQWSGTAIALFQPAEEVGDGAGGMVNDGLVDILPTVDVALAQHVAPLPAGHVATRSGPIAAAADSMRITVFGRGSHGSMPQAGVDPVVLAAMIVLRLQTIVSREVAPTDTVALTVGSIHAGSKSNVISDRAVLELNLRTYDKAVRTTVLDAIRRIVVGECQASGSPREPEFELYDAFPPTINDHDTTDRVSGAFVEHFGDRFAILPTGGTASEDFSVIPDALGVPYAYWAFGGTDAKLFAQALESGRVNQDIPVNHSPYFAPVVQPTLDVGTEALVVAALAWL
- the odhI gene encoding oxoglutarate dehydrogenase inhibitor Odhl; its protein translation is MNRGDDDQNLTEVAAETTADYGADFLDEQDDGSTKATTAAEIIEGLPTGSALLVVKRGPNAGSRFLLDQPVTSAGRHPDSDILLDDVTVSRRHAEFRLNDDGSWEVADVGSLNGTYVNRQPVDSAVLANNDQVQIGKFRLVFLTG